In Gossypium arboreum isolate Shixiya-1 chromosome 6, ASM2569848v2, whole genome shotgun sequence, the following are encoded in one genomic region:
- the LOC108475889 gene encoding ubiquitin-like domain-containing protein CIP73 isoform X7, which yields MGSTSADKVPSDTEMEGSEATIEIKIKTLDSQTYTLRVDKQMPVPALKEQIASVTGVLSEQQRLICRGKVLKDDQLLSAYHVEDGHTLHLVVRQPVPPSSDGSPYHSANDPSSDTSRGHSNHAPSFVIETFNVPDQGDGVPPEISRIVSAVLGSFGFANMASGNTGSDARDHGSQRQERTSGGSGMPDSSQAQTEQASMTSQSDRAHSAFGLPAAVSLGPMHPPVIPDSLATLSQYLSHIRNEFDALGRVGGNDSQTTPMSRTGSRDSNSASNSGTGREGLPTPASLAEVLLSTRQMLIEQAGESVQQLARQLEDQVNVTDPSARLIAQTNALRTGALLHNLGSLLLELGRTTMTLRLGQTPSEAVVNAGPAVFISPSGPNPLMVQALPFQPGPSFGAIPVGTVQPGSGLVNGLGTGFVPRRIDIQIRRGSSMTTPNTREEHPPSQSGQSNQSVGSHSENRSSQTTSRVSDTPSFAGESGVRVVPIRTMVAAVPAPLGRLPSESSGNSVGVYYPLLGRLQNIAPGHVSGERGPQASGEHPSSGAQPEQVRIPESAVQHQSSEESARDGSLPNANSRQQERPNTRSVNISILAAGRTQNNQDSERQSPSNVLQFLRSIFPGGEIQVEEASSQGTARDSVRGQAEASNDAPAAETSITNQGVFLSNLLHQIMPYISQHAGSQRSTPEEATTSAPADLSSTGNSRRPNDTEQNPPNSKRQKME from the exons ATGGGAAGCACCAGTGCCGATAAAGTTCCCAGTGATACAGAAATGGAAGGTTCTGAGGCcacaatagaaataaaaataaaaacattggACTCTCAGACTTATACTTTGAGAGTGGATAAACAG ATGCCAGTTCCTGCACTAAAAGAACAAATTGCTTCTGTAACTGGTGTGTTGTCAGAGCAACAACGGCTAATCTGTCGTGGAAAAGTTCTAAAAGATGATCAGCTCCTTTCCGCATACC ATGTCGAGGATGGCCACACCTTGCACCTGGTGGTCAGGCAGCCAGTTCCACCATCATCTGATGGCTCACCATATCATTCAG CAAATGATCCCTCATCAGATACAAGTCGTGGTCATAGTAATCATGCCCCAAGTTTTGTAATAGAGACTTTTAATGTGCCTGATCAAGGGGATGGGGTTCCTCCTGAAATCAGTCGG ATTGTTTCTGCTGTTCTTGGCTCTTTTGGATTCGCAAATATGGCAAGTGGAAATACTGGGAGTGATGCCAGG GATCATGGTTCACAAAGACAGGAAAGAACGTCTGGTGGTAGTGGCATGCCAGATTCATCGCAGGCTCAAACTGAGCAAGCCAGCATGACAAGTCAATCAGATAGAGCCCATAGTGCTTTTGGACTTCCAGCGGCGGTTTCCTTGGGGCCTATGCACCCTCCT GTAATTCCTGATTCTTTGGCTACATTGTCCCAATATCTTAGTCATATACGGAACGAATTTGATGCCCTTG GTAGAGTTGGCGGAAATGATTCTCAGACAACTCCCATGAGTAGGACTGGATCTAGAGATTCTAATTCTGCGTCAAATTCAGGAACTGGACGTGAAGGTCTTCCTACACCTGCATCTTTGGCGGAAGTGTTACTCTCTACCAGGCAAATGCTCATTGAACAAGCTGGAGAAAGTGTACAA CAACTTGCAAGGCAACTGGAGGATCAAGTAAATGTGACTGACCCCTCAGCACGGCTGATTGCACAGACCAATGCATTGAGAACCGGAGCTTTACTGCACAACCTAGGCTCACTTTTACTTGAGCTTGGTCGTACAACCATGACACTACGCTTAGGTCAAACACCA TCTGAAGCTGTTGTTAATGCTGGCCCTGCAGTTTTCATATCCCCTTCTGGTCCAAACCCTCTCATGGTTCAG GCTCTTCCTTTTCAACCGGGACCTAGCTTTGGTGCCATCCCTGTGGGAACTGTCCAGCCTGGATCTGGTTTGGTTAATGGACTTGGGACAGGGTTTGTTCCTAGGCGTATTGACATACAAATACGAAGAG GTTCATCAATGACAACTCCGAATACTCGAGAGGAACATCCCCCAAGCCAATCAGGTCAAAGCAACCAATCAGTGGGTTCTCACAGTGAGAATCGTAGCAGTCAAACAACTTCAAGGGTCTCAGATACGCCATCTTTTGCTGGAGAATCAGGAGTGCGGGTGGTTCCTATTAGGACCATGGTTGCTGCTGTACCTGCTCCATTGGGTCGCCTACCTTCAGAGTCTTCTGGTAATTCTGTGGGAGTATACTACCCATTGCTTGGAAGATTACAGAACATAGCTCCTGGACACGTAAGTGGTGAACGGGGACCTCAAGCATCTGGTGAGCATCCATCTTCTGGTGCTCAACCTGAGCAGGTTCGTATTCCTGAATCTGCAGTGCAACATCAAAGTTCAGAAGAGTCTGCAAGAGATG GTTCATTACCGAATGCTAATTCAAGACAACAGGAGCGTCCTAATACACGCAGTGTCAATATCAGCATTCTAGCTGCTGGCAGAACTCAAAACAACCAAGACTCAGAGAGACAAAGTCCTAGTAATGTTCTTCAGTTTCTAAGGTCAATTTTCCCTGGTGGTGAAATTCAGGTAGAGGAAGCGAGTTCACAAGGAACAGCTAGAGATTCTGTCCGAGGGCAAGCAGAAGCATCCAATGATGCTCCAGCAGCTGAGACAAGTATTACTAATCAAGGGGTGTTTTTATCTAATTTGCTTCATCAGATCATGCCATACATATCTCAGCATGCGGGTTCACAACGAAGTACTCCTGAAGAAGCAACTACTTCTGCCCCG GCTGACCTCTCTAGTACCGGGAATTCACGCAGACCAAATGACACTGAACAAAATCCACCGAACTCGAAACGTCAGAAG ATGGAGTAA
- the LOC108475889 gene encoding ubiquitin-like domain-containing protein CIP73 isoform X2 gives MGSTSADKVPSDTEMEGSEATIEIKIKTLDSQTYTLRVDKQMPVPALKEQIASVTGVLSEQQRLICRGKVLKDDQLLSAYHVEDGHTLHLVVRQPVPPSSDGSPYHSANDPSSDTSRGHSNHAPSFVIETFNVPDQGDGVPPEISRIVSAVLGSFGFANMASGNTGSDARDHGSQRQERTSGGSGMPDSSQAQTEQASMTSQSDRAHSAFGLPAAVSLGPMHPPVIPDSLATLSQYLSHIRNEFDALGRVGGNDSQTTPMSRTGSRDSNSASNSGTGREGLPTPASLAEVLLSTRQMLIEQAGESVQQLARQLEDQVNVTDPSARLIAQTNALRTGALLHNLGSLLLELGRTTMTLRLGQTPSEAVVNAGPAVFISPSGPNPLMVQALPFQPGPSFGAIPVGTVQPGSGLVNGLGTGFVPRRIDIQIRRGSSMTTPNTREEHPPSQSGQSNQSVGSHSENRSSQTTSRVSDTPSFAGESGVRVVPIRTMVAAVPAPLGRLPSESSGNSVGVYYPLLGRLQNIAPGHVSGERGPQASGEHPSSGAQPEQVRIPESAVQHQSSEESARDVSAVWKFPCELTKKVKSQKGKNDNGKGKVKCTRRLTFQELTIKLLPAAGSLPNANSRQQERPNTRSVNISILAAGRTQNNQDSERQSPSNVLQFLRSIFPGGEIQVEEASSQGTARDSVRGQAEASNDAPAAETSITNQGVFLSNLLHQIMPYISQHAGSQRSTPEEATTSAPADLSSTGNSRRPNDTEQNPPNSKRQKME, from the exons ATGGGAAGCACCAGTGCCGATAAAGTTCCCAGTGATACAGAAATGGAAGGTTCTGAGGCcacaatagaaataaaaataaaaacattggACTCTCAGACTTATACTTTGAGAGTGGATAAACAG ATGCCAGTTCCTGCACTAAAAGAACAAATTGCTTCTGTAACTGGTGTGTTGTCAGAGCAACAACGGCTAATCTGTCGTGGAAAAGTTCTAAAAGATGATCAGCTCCTTTCCGCATACC ATGTCGAGGATGGCCACACCTTGCACCTGGTGGTCAGGCAGCCAGTTCCACCATCATCTGATGGCTCACCATATCATTCAG CAAATGATCCCTCATCAGATACAAGTCGTGGTCATAGTAATCATGCCCCAAGTTTTGTAATAGAGACTTTTAATGTGCCTGATCAAGGGGATGGGGTTCCTCCTGAAATCAGTCGG ATTGTTTCTGCTGTTCTTGGCTCTTTTGGATTCGCAAATATGGCAAGTGGAAATACTGGGAGTGATGCCAGG GATCATGGTTCACAAAGACAGGAAAGAACGTCTGGTGGTAGTGGCATGCCAGATTCATCGCAGGCTCAAACTGAGCAAGCCAGCATGACAAGTCAATCAGATAGAGCCCATAGTGCTTTTGGACTTCCAGCGGCGGTTTCCTTGGGGCCTATGCACCCTCCT GTAATTCCTGATTCTTTGGCTACATTGTCCCAATATCTTAGTCATATACGGAACGAATTTGATGCCCTTG GTAGAGTTGGCGGAAATGATTCTCAGACAACTCCCATGAGTAGGACTGGATCTAGAGATTCTAATTCTGCGTCAAATTCAGGAACTGGACGTGAAGGTCTTCCTACACCTGCATCTTTGGCGGAAGTGTTACTCTCTACCAGGCAAATGCTCATTGAACAAGCTGGAGAAAGTGTACAA CAACTTGCAAGGCAACTGGAGGATCAAGTAAATGTGACTGACCCCTCAGCACGGCTGATTGCACAGACCAATGCATTGAGAACCGGAGCTTTACTGCACAACCTAGGCTCACTTTTACTTGAGCTTGGTCGTACAACCATGACACTACGCTTAGGTCAAACACCA TCTGAAGCTGTTGTTAATGCTGGCCCTGCAGTTTTCATATCCCCTTCTGGTCCAAACCCTCTCATGGTTCAG GCTCTTCCTTTTCAACCGGGACCTAGCTTTGGTGCCATCCCTGTGGGAACTGTCCAGCCTGGATCTGGTTTGGTTAATGGACTTGGGACAGGGTTTGTTCCTAGGCGTATTGACATACAAATACGAAGAG GTTCATCAATGACAACTCCGAATACTCGAGAGGAACATCCCCCAAGCCAATCAGGTCAAAGCAACCAATCAGTGGGTTCTCACAGTGAGAATCGTAGCAGTCAAACAACTTCAAGGGTCTCAGATACGCCATCTTTTGCTGGAGAATCAGGAGTGCGGGTGGTTCCTATTAGGACCATGGTTGCTGCTGTACCTGCTCCATTGGGTCGCCTACCTTCAGAGTCTTCTGGTAATTCTGTGGGAGTATACTACCCATTGCTTGGAAGATTACAGAACATAGCTCCTGGACACGTAAGTGGTGAACGGGGACCTCAAGCATCTGGTGAGCATCCATCTTCTGGTGCTCAACCTGAGCAGGTTCGTATTCCTGAATCTGCAGTGCAACATCAAAGTTCAGAAGAGTCTGCAAGAGATG TTTCTGCAGTTTGGAAATTTCCATGTGAATTGACCAAAAAAGTTAAAAGCCAAAAGGGGAAAAATGACAACGGAAAAGGAAAGGTGAAGTGTACCAGGAGGCTTACCTTTCAAGAATTGACCATCAAGCTGCTTCCTGCTGCAGGTTCATTACCGAATGCTAATTCAAGACAACAGGAGCGTCCTAATACACGCAGTGTCAATATCAGCATTCTAGCTGCTGGCAGAACTCAAAACAACCAAGACTCAGAGAGACAAAGTCCTAGTAATGTTCTTCAGTTTCTAAGGTCAATTTTCCCTGGTGGTGAAATTCAGGTAGAGGAAGCGAGTTCACAAGGAACAGCTAGAGATTCTGTCCGAGGGCAAGCAGAAGCATCCAATGATGCTCCAGCAGCTGAGACAAGTATTACTAATCAAGGGGTGTTTTTATCTAATTTGCTTCATCAGATCATGCCATACATATCTCAGCATGCGGGTTCACAACGAAGTACTCCTGAAGAAGCAACTACTTCTGCCCCG GCTGACCTCTCTAGTACCGGGAATTCACGCAGACCAAATGACACTGAACAAAATCCACCGAACTCGAAACGTCAGAAG ATGGAGTAA
- the LOC108475889 gene encoding ubiquitin-like domain-containing protein CIP73 isoform X8, with protein sequence MGSTSADKVPSDTEMEGSEATIEIKIKTLDSQTYTLRVDKQMPVPALKEQIASVTGVLSEQQRLICRGKVLKDDQLLSAYHVEDGHTLHLVVRQPVPPSSDGSPYHSANDPSSDTSRGHSNHAPSFVIETFNVPDQGDGVPPEISRIVSAVLGSFGFANMASGNTGSDARERTSGGSGMPDSSQAQTEQASMTSQSDRAHSAFGLPAAVSLGPMHPPVIPDSLATLSQYLSHIRNEFDALGRVGGNDSQTTPMSRTGSRDSNSASNSGTGREGLPTPASLAEVLLSTRQMLIEQAGESVQQLARQLEDQVNVTDPSARLIAQTNALRTGALLHNLGSLLLELGRTTMTLRLGQTPSEAVVNAGPAVFISPSGPNPLMVQALPFQPGPSFGAIPVGTVQPGSGLVNGLGTGFVPRRIDIQIRRGSSMTTPNTREEHPPSQSGQSNQSVGSHSENRSSQTTSRVSDTPSFAGESGVRVVPIRTMVAAVPAPLGRLPSESSGNSVGVYYPLLGRLQNIAPGHVSGERGPQASGEHPSSGAQPEQVRIPESAVQHQSSEESARDGSLPNANSRQQERPNTRSVNISILAAGRTQNNQDSERQSPSNVLQFLRSIFPGGEIQVEEASSQGTARDSVRGQAEASNDAPAAETSITNQGVFLSNLLHQIMPYISQHAGSQRSTPEEATTSAPADLSSTGNSRRPNDTEQNPPNSKRQKME encoded by the exons ATGGGAAGCACCAGTGCCGATAAAGTTCCCAGTGATACAGAAATGGAAGGTTCTGAGGCcacaatagaaataaaaataaaaacattggACTCTCAGACTTATACTTTGAGAGTGGATAAACAG ATGCCAGTTCCTGCACTAAAAGAACAAATTGCTTCTGTAACTGGTGTGTTGTCAGAGCAACAACGGCTAATCTGTCGTGGAAAAGTTCTAAAAGATGATCAGCTCCTTTCCGCATACC ATGTCGAGGATGGCCACACCTTGCACCTGGTGGTCAGGCAGCCAGTTCCACCATCATCTGATGGCTCACCATATCATTCAG CAAATGATCCCTCATCAGATACAAGTCGTGGTCATAGTAATCATGCCCCAAGTTTTGTAATAGAGACTTTTAATGTGCCTGATCAAGGGGATGGGGTTCCTCCTGAAATCAGTCGG ATTGTTTCTGCTGTTCTTGGCTCTTTTGGATTCGCAAATATGGCAAGTGGAAATACTGGGAGTGATGCCAGG GAAAGAACGTCTGGTGGTAGTGGCATGCCAGATTCATCGCAGGCTCAAACTGAGCAAGCCAGCATGACAAGTCAATCAGATAGAGCCCATAGTGCTTTTGGACTTCCAGCGGCGGTTTCCTTGGGGCCTATGCACCCTCCT GTAATTCCTGATTCTTTGGCTACATTGTCCCAATATCTTAGTCATATACGGAACGAATTTGATGCCCTTG GTAGAGTTGGCGGAAATGATTCTCAGACAACTCCCATGAGTAGGACTGGATCTAGAGATTCTAATTCTGCGTCAAATTCAGGAACTGGACGTGAAGGTCTTCCTACACCTGCATCTTTGGCGGAAGTGTTACTCTCTACCAGGCAAATGCTCATTGAACAAGCTGGAGAAAGTGTACAA CAACTTGCAAGGCAACTGGAGGATCAAGTAAATGTGACTGACCCCTCAGCACGGCTGATTGCACAGACCAATGCATTGAGAACCGGAGCTTTACTGCACAACCTAGGCTCACTTTTACTTGAGCTTGGTCGTACAACCATGACACTACGCTTAGGTCAAACACCA TCTGAAGCTGTTGTTAATGCTGGCCCTGCAGTTTTCATATCCCCTTCTGGTCCAAACCCTCTCATGGTTCAG GCTCTTCCTTTTCAACCGGGACCTAGCTTTGGTGCCATCCCTGTGGGAACTGTCCAGCCTGGATCTGGTTTGGTTAATGGACTTGGGACAGGGTTTGTTCCTAGGCGTATTGACATACAAATACGAAGAG GTTCATCAATGACAACTCCGAATACTCGAGAGGAACATCCCCCAAGCCAATCAGGTCAAAGCAACCAATCAGTGGGTTCTCACAGTGAGAATCGTAGCAGTCAAACAACTTCAAGGGTCTCAGATACGCCATCTTTTGCTGGAGAATCAGGAGTGCGGGTGGTTCCTATTAGGACCATGGTTGCTGCTGTACCTGCTCCATTGGGTCGCCTACCTTCAGAGTCTTCTGGTAATTCTGTGGGAGTATACTACCCATTGCTTGGAAGATTACAGAACATAGCTCCTGGACACGTAAGTGGTGAACGGGGACCTCAAGCATCTGGTGAGCATCCATCTTCTGGTGCTCAACCTGAGCAGGTTCGTATTCCTGAATCTGCAGTGCAACATCAAAGTTCAGAAGAGTCTGCAAGAGATG GTTCATTACCGAATGCTAATTCAAGACAACAGGAGCGTCCTAATACACGCAGTGTCAATATCAGCATTCTAGCTGCTGGCAGAACTCAAAACAACCAAGACTCAGAGAGACAAAGTCCTAGTAATGTTCTTCAGTTTCTAAGGTCAATTTTCCCTGGTGGTGAAATTCAGGTAGAGGAAGCGAGTTCACAAGGAACAGCTAGAGATTCTGTCCGAGGGCAAGCAGAAGCATCCAATGATGCTCCAGCAGCTGAGACAAGTATTACTAATCAAGGGGTGTTTTTATCTAATTTGCTTCATCAGATCATGCCATACATATCTCAGCATGCGGGTTCACAACGAAGTACTCCTGAAGAAGCAACTACTTCTGCCCCG GCTGACCTCTCTAGTACCGGGAATTCACGCAGACCAAATGACACTGAACAAAATCCACCGAACTCGAAACGTCAGAAG ATGGAGTAA
- the LOC108475889 gene encoding ubiquitin-like domain-containing protein CIP73 isoform X5, with amino-acid sequence MGSTSADKVPSDTEMEGSEATIEIKIKTLDSQTYTLRVDKQMPVPALKEQIASVTGVLSEQQRLICRGKVLKDDQLLSAYHVEDGHTLHLVVRQPVPPSSDGSPYHSANDPSSDTSRGHSNHAPSFVIETFNVPDQGDGVPPEISRIVSAVLGSFGFANMASGNTGSDARERTSGGSGMPDSSQAQTEQASMTSQSDRAHSAFGLPAAVSLGPMHPPVIPDSLATLSQYLSHIRNEFDALGRVGGNDSQTTPMSRTGSRDSNSASNSGTGREGLPTPASLAEVLLSTRQMLIEQAGESVQQLARQLEDQVNVTDPSARLIAQTNALRTGALLHNLGSLLLELGRTTMTLRLGQTPSEAVVNAGPAVFISPSGPNPLMVQALPFQPGPSFGAIPVGTVQPGSGLVNGLGTGFVPRRIDIQIRRGSSMTTPNTREEHPPSQSGQSNQSVGSHSENRSSQTTSRVSDTPSFAGESGVRVVPIRTMVAAVPAPLGRLPSESSGNSVGVYYPLLGRLQNIAPGHVSGERGPQASGEHPSSGAQPEQVRIPESAVQHQSSEESARDVSAVWKFPCELTKKVKSQKGKNDNGKGKVKCTRRLTFQELTIKLLPAAGSLPNANSRQQERPNTRSVNISILAAGRTQNNQDSERQSPSNVLQFLRSIFPGGEIQVEEASSQGTARDSVRGQAEASNDAPAAETSITNQGVFLSNLLHQIMPYISQHAGSQRSTPEEATTSAPADLSSTGNSRRPNDTEQNPPNSKRQKME; translated from the exons ATGGGAAGCACCAGTGCCGATAAAGTTCCCAGTGATACAGAAATGGAAGGTTCTGAGGCcacaatagaaataaaaataaaaacattggACTCTCAGACTTATACTTTGAGAGTGGATAAACAG ATGCCAGTTCCTGCACTAAAAGAACAAATTGCTTCTGTAACTGGTGTGTTGTCAGAGCAACAACGGCTAATCTGTCGTGGAAAAGTTCTAAAAGATGATCAGCTCCTTTCCGCATACC ATGTCGAGGATGGCCACACCTTGCACCTGGTGGTCAGGCAGCCAGTTCCACCATCATCTGATGGCTCACCATATCATTCAG CAAATGATCCCTCATCAGATACAAGTCGTGGTCATAGTAATCATGCCCCAAGTTTTGTAATAGAGACTTTTAATGTGCCTGATCAAGGGGATGGGGTTCCTCCTGAAATCAGTCGG ATTGTTTCTGCTGTTCTTGGCTCTTTTGGATTCGCAAATATGGCAAGTGGAAATACTGGGAGTGATGCCAGG GAAAGAACGTCTGGTGGTAGTGGCATGCCAGATTCATCGCAGGCTCAAACTGAGCAAGCCAGCATGACAAGTCAATCAGATAGAGCCCATAGTGCTTTTGGACTTCCAGCGGCGGTTTCCTTGGGGCCTATGCACCCTCCT GTAATTCCTGATTCTTTGGCTACATTGTCCCAATATCTTAGTCATATACGGAACGAATTTGATGCCCTTG GTAGAGTTGGCGGAAATGATTCTCAGACAACTCCCATGAGTAGGACTGGATCTAGAGATTCTAATTCTGCGTCAAATTCAGGAACTGGACGTGAAGGTCTTCCTACACCTGCATCTTTGGCGGAAGTGTTACTCTCTACCAGGCAAATGCTCATTGAACAAGCTGGAGAAAGTGTACAA CAACTTGCAAGGCAACTGGAGGATCAAGTAAATGTGACTGACCCCTCAGCACGGCTGATTGCACAGACCAATGCATTGAGAACCGGAGCTTTACTGCACAACCTAGGCTCACTTTTACTTGAGCTTGGTCGTACAACCATGACACTACGCTTAGGTCAAACACCA TCTGAAGCTGTTGTTAATGCTGGCCCTGCAGTTTTCATATCCCCTTCTGGTCCAAACCCTCTCATGGTTCAG GCTCTTCCTTTTCAACCGGGACCTAGCTTTGGTGCCATCCCTGTGGGAACTGTCCAGCCTGGATCTGGTTTGGTTAATGGACTTGGGACAGGGTTTGTTCCTAGGCGTATTGACATACAAATACGAAGAG GTTCATCAATGACAACTCCGAATACTCGAGAGGAACATCCCCCAAGCCAATCAGGTCAAAGCAACCAATCAGTGGGTTCTCACAGTGAGAATCGTAGCAGTCAAACAACTTCAAGGGTCTCAGATACGCCATCTTTTGCTGGAGAATCAGGAGTGCGGGTGGTTCCTATTAGGACCATGGTTGCTGCTGTACCTGCTCCATTGGGTCGCCTACCTTCAGAGTCTTCTGGTAATTCTGTGGGAGTATACTACCCATTGCTTGGAAGATTACAGAACATAGCTCCTGGACACGTAAGTGGTGAACGGGGACCTCAAGCATCTGGTGAGCATCCATCTTCTGGTGCTCAACCTGAGCAGGTTCGTATTCCTGAATCTGCAGTGCAACATCAAAGTTCAGAAGAGTCTGCAAGAGATG TTTCTGCAGTTTGGAAATTTCCATGTGAATTGACCAAAAAAGTTAAAAGCCAAAAGGGGAAAAATGACAACGGAAAAGGAAAGGTGAAGTGTACCAGGAGGCTTACCTTTCAAGAATTGACCATCAAGCTGCTTCCTGCTGCAGGTTCATTACCGAATGCTAATTCAAGACAACAGGAGCGTCCTAATACACGCAGTGTCAATATCAGCATTCTAGCTGCTGGCAGAACTCAAAACAACCAAGACTCAGAGAGACAAAGTCCTAGTAATGTTCTTCAGTTTCTAAGGTCAATTTTCCCTGGTGGTGAAATTCAGGTAGAGGAAGCGAGTTCACAAGGAACAGCTAGAGATTCTGTCCGAGGGCAAGCAGAAGCATCCAATGATGCTCCAGCAGCTGAGACAAGTATTACTAATCAAGGGGTGTTTTTATCTAATTTGCTTCATCAGATCATGCCATACATATCTCAGCATGCGGGTTCACAACGAAGTACTCCTGAAGAAGCAACTACTTCTGCCCCG GCTGACCTCTCTAGTACCGGGAATTCACGCAGACCAAATGACACTGAACAAAATCCACCGAACTCGAAACGTCAGAAG ATGGAGTAA